One part of the Mya arenaria isolate MELC-2E11 chromosome 3, ASM2691426v1 genome encodes these proteins:
- the LOC128225615 gene encoding uncharacterized protein LOC128225615: MSERASMRPQCEGSEAHKPDDAHALCNSHGTFLCIQCLIEKRHLEEGTCSVVDLRKLTSRLDRARIQRLVLTQMATRRLAQKEDAEQRLEKEGGNVELAMETALERLKEKLTLMKDQSVAAMAGDIERRLAMPEVRKERDALGKLKSTLQASIDALLVADKTGADISGKDLQKYRDQEKQAALTLRHLKKDFSGDIVARFDLSPSISEILSGRIMTLGKAAFDSSHKTIRHP, translated from the coding sequence ATGTCTGAAAGAGCGAGCATGCGGCCACAATGCGAGGGTTCGGAGGCGCACAAACCTGACGACGCTCATGCGCTATGCAACTCGCACGGCACCTTCCTGTGCATCCAGTGTCTTATCGAGAAGCGCCATCTAGAGGAGGGCACGTGCTCTGTGGTCGATCTCCGGAAGTTGACTTCGCGGTTGGACCGCGCACGCATACAGCGTCTCGTCCTCACCCAGATGGCCACACGGCGGCTCGCGCAGAAGGAGGATGCGGAACAACGCCTAGAAAAGGAAGGTGGGAACGTTGAGCTCGCCATGGAGACAGCTCTCGAGCGCCTGAAAGAGAAACTGACCTTAATGAAGGATCAGAGCGTTGCTGCCATGGCCGGCGACATCGAACGCCGTCTAGCAATGCCAGAAGTCCGTAAGGAGAGAGACGCGCTTGGAAAACTGAAATCTACATTGCAGGCGAGTATTGACGCCCTACTTGTAGCCGACAAAACCGGGGCTGATATTTCCGGGAAGGACCTCCAGAAATACAGGGATCAGGAAAAGCAGGCGGCATTAACATTGAGGCATTTGAAGAAAGACTTTTCGGGAGATATAGTGGCAAGGTTTGACCTGTCACCAAGTATCAGTGAAATATTGTCAGGTCGAATAATGACGCTGGGAAAAGCTGCTTTTGATTCTTCGCACAAGACTATACGGCACCCATAG